A window of the Miscanthus floridulus cultivar M001 chromosome 14, ASM1932011v1, whole genome shotgun sequence genome harbors these coding sequences:
- the LOC136505970 gene encoding very-long-chain aldehyde decarbonylase GL1-10-like, which produces MMPYGTAAEAEAALGRSMTWAEALWFRYSAAMPDLWLTWHVALVYLVMYALAPLPVMILQQLAPGYALRHKLQPGVPQPSPVSAYLTYIWDSKGVTLSALGPFPLIYSAAFKLFGVRTGLPLPSVWETAMHLMVYSLVDDYLSYWLHRFLHTKWGYKKIHCIHHEKTAPTGFAAAYAAGTELSLYLVALFVGPAIVPSHITTHWLLYAIRIMEAFDTHCGYHFPFSLTRVIPFYGGAEFHDYHHYAGGKTHSNFGSLFTYCDYIYGTNKGYMHHKGNLAKLKMEAEHNMKGNNGKEE; this is translated from the exons ATGATGCCCTATGGCACggcagcggaggcggaggcggcgctggGGCGCTCCATGACCTGGGCGGAGGCCCTGTGGTTCCGGTACTCGGCGGCGATGCCGGACCTGTGGCTCACGTGGCACGTCGCCCTCGTCTACCTCGTCATGTACGCACTGGCGCCGCTGCCTGTCATGATCCTCCAGCAGCTCGCGCCGGGCTACGCTCTGCGGCACAAGCTCCAGCCCGGGGTGCCACAGCCCTCGCCGGTTTCCGCGTACCTAACCTACATATGGGACAGCAAGGGTGTCACCCTGTCCGCCTTGGGTCCTTTCCCGCTCATCTACTCCGCCGCATTCAAG TTGTTTGGGGTCCGGACGGGGCTTCCTTTGCCGTCGGTATGGGAGACAGCGATGCACCTCATGGTGTACTCGTTGGTGGACGACTACCTGTCGTACTGGCTCCATCGCTTCCTGCACACCAAGTGGGGCTACAAGAAGATCCACTGCATCCACCACGAGAAGACGGCGCCGACAGGGTTTGCCGCGGCCTATGCCGCCGGCACCGAGCTCAGCTTGTACCTCGTCGCGCTCTTCGTTGGGCCAGCGATCGTGCCCAGCCACATCACCACACACTGGCTCTTGTACGCCATCCGCATAATGGAAGCCTTCGACACACACTGCGG TTACCACTTCCCGTTCAGCCTCACGAGGGTGATCCCATTCTACGGGGGCGCAGAATTCCACGACTATCATCACTACGCTGGAGGAAAAACCCACAGCAATTTTGGTTCTCTGTTCACATACTGTGATTACATATATGGGACAAACAAA gGCTACATGCACCACAAGGGAAACCTGGCCAAG CTGAAGATGGAGGCCGAACACAACATGAAGGGCAACAATGGGAAAGAGGAGTGA